One part of the Lachnospiraceae bacterium JLR.KK002 genome encodes these proteins:
- a CDS encoding recombinase family protein has product MKKVRMLLRVSSNQQLEPDGDLSVQREIVKDYVKKHEEWQLDSKEYFEGSNSGYKNSVADRNVLQNALQDAQAKEYDILVAYKDDRIGRLMWEIGAYVMALKKCGVDIYTVKDGCISPETDDTMGQMMLALRYGNAQKQSADTGMRVKDTAQKLVQKGKFMGGKAPYGYKLELSGEISKHGRALHHLVIVPEQAEVVSYIYDLSLNKEYGSSKIASVLNRHETYKNLAPNDTWKGGTITSILTNPIYAGHTAYKRRERINGQYHRLDSENWITSIDANESIMIIDGDTWNKTQERRKRRGDKYIKALEHKDVNVIRKNDGMLALIDVLYCGYCGSKMTNGSKYNYWTIKGTGEKRASKIAIYKCQNAWQGVTHVKTKQIRADMIEPIVFESIAQYIGKLQENESIFNEIENNQNQEKKRKQAELKKEKQNLENIQDKIRIMEENIPNAMTGDYPLSLEELVAIIKKHKEQAQQQQDVVTLKELELKSTSVSINEWEDIKNKIPTWQDVFLNADVATKRVLVNKLVERIDVKKTEVVIRFKINLNDFIPQPRICGDSHTILCTRDSW; this is encoded by the coding sequence CGGACGGTGATTTGAGTGTGCAAAGAGAAATTGTAAAAGACTATGTAAAAAAACACGAAGAATGGCAACTCGATTCAAAGGAATACTTTGAGGGAAGTAACAGCGGATATAAAAATTCAGTCGCAGACAGAAATGTACTTCAAAACGCCTTACAGGACGCACAGGCAAAAGAATATGATATTTTGGTGGCATACAAAGACGATAGAATTGGCAGACTTATGTGGGAAATCGGAGCCTATGTAATGGCTCTGAAAAAATGTGGTGTGGATATTTACACCGTGAAAGACGGCTGCATTTCTCCTGAAACAGATGATACAATGGGGCAAATGATGTTAGCTTTGAGATACGGTAATGCCCAGAAACAAAGCGCTGATACAGGTATGCGTGTAAAAGATACCGCCCAGAAGTTAGTGCAGAAAGGAAAATTCATGGGTGGAAAAGCCCCTTATGGCTACAAATTAGAGTTATCAGGAGAAATCAGTAAACACGGACGGGCGTTACATCATCTTGTTATTGTTCCAGAACAGGCAGAGGTTGTCAGTTATATTTATGACCTATCTCTCAATAAGGAGTACGGTTCTTCCAAAATTGCCAGCGTTTTGAACAGGCATGAAACCTATAAAAACCTTGCCCCCAATGACACATGGAAAGGCGGAACTATCACAAGCATTTTAACGAATCCCATCTATGCCGGACATACAGCTTATAAACGCAGGGAGCGAATCAACGGACAATATCACAGGCTTGACAGTGAGAATTGGATTACTTCTATTGACGCAAACGAAAGTATTATGATTATCGACGGTGATACATGGAATAAAACACAGGAACGACGTAAACGCCGGGGCGATAAATACATAAAAGCATTAGAGCATAAGGATGTGAATGTGATTAGAAAGAATGATGGTATGTTAGCCTTAATTGATGTTTTATATTGCGGATATTGTGGAAGTAAAATGACAAATGGGAGTAAATATAACTATTGGACGATAAAAGGTACAGGAGAAAAAAGAGCAAGCAAAATTGCGATATATAAATGCCAAAATGCATGGCAAGGGGTAACCCATGTTAAGACTAAGCAAATCCGAGCCGACATGATTGAACCGATTGTATTTGAATCCATCGCACAATACATTGGGAAATTACAGGAAAATGAAAGTATTTTTAATGAGATTGAGAACAATCAGAATCAAGAAAAGAAACGGAAACAAGCTGAATTAAAAAAGGAAAAACAGAATCTTGAAAATATTCAGGACAAGATTCGGATTATGGAAGAAAATATTCCAAATGCTATGACTGGTGACTATCCTTTGTCATTGGAAGAACTGGTAGCAATCATCAAAAAGCATAAAGAACAGGCACAGCAACAACAGGATGTTGTTACCTTAAAGGAACTGGAATTGAAAAGCACTTCTGTATCAATCAACGAATGGGAAGATATTAAAAATAAGATTCCAACATGGCAGGATGTGTTTCTAAATGCAGATGTGGCAACAAAGCGGGTACTGGTAAATAAGCTCGTAGAGCGTATTGATGTAAAGAAAACAGAAGTCGTTATTCGTTTCAAAATCAACCTTAATGACTTCATTCCACAACCCAGAATATGTGGTGATTCCCATACCATTCTGTGTACACGCGATTCATGGTAA
- a CDS encoding Ig-like domain-containing protein, translating into MQNKELQWTSANPSVATVDASGRVKARGTGITTITVSALDGSEVLLRRGGKAFQNPDYVI; encoded by the coding sequence ATGCAGAATAAGGAACTGCAGTGGACTTCCGCCAATCCTTCCGTGGCAACGGTGGATGCTTCCGGCAGAGTGAAAGCCAGAGGAACCGGGATTACCACCATTACCGTATCCGCTTTGGACGGAAGCGAAGTCCTCCTGCGACGTGGTGGTAAGGCCTTCCAGAACCCGGATTACGTCATCTGA
- a CDS encoding branched-chain amino acid aminotransferase: MEIKFVKRDVLKEKPDQKNLGFGKYMTDYMFVMDWDKGTGWHDARIEPYGPVSINPSCVTLHYAQETFEGLKAYRTGDDRILLFRPEMNARRMITSNERLCMPGVPEDMFVKAVEELVKVEKDWIPSEPETSLYIRPFVFATEASLGVHMAVSYKFMIICCPVGAYYPEGINPVKILVEDELVRAVKGGTGFTKCGGNYAASILGQVRAEEKGCTQVLWLDGVNRKYVEEVGTMNIMFKINGEIYTAPIEGTVLPGVTRDSIIHILKDWGYKVNETHLSVDDLMKAGHDGTLEESFGTGTAAVISPVGEFVYRDDVVTVNDFKIGELTQRLYDYLTGIQWGNEEDKYGWTREVKL; this comes from the coding sequence ATGGAGATTAAATTTGTAAAAAGAGATGTTTTAAAAGAGAAACCGGATCAGAAAAATCTGGGATTCGGCAAATATATGACAGACTATATGTTTGTGATGGACTGGGACAAAGGAACCGGCTGGCATGACGCCAGAATTGAGCCCTACGGGCCGGTCTCCATCAATCCTTCCTGTGTGACATTGCATTATGCCCAGGAGACCTTCGAGGGACTGAAGGCATACCGCACCGGGGATGACAGAATTCTTCTGTTCCGGCCGGAAATGAATGCAAGGCGGATGATTACGTCCAATGAGCGTCTGTGTATGCCGGGTGTTCCGGAGGATATGTTTGTGAAGGCCGTAGAAGAACTGGTAAAGGTGGAGAAGGACTGGATCCCCTCGGAGCCGGAGACTTCCCTGTATATCCGTCCCTTTGTATTTGCCACGGAGGCTTCTCTGGGAGTCCATATGGCTGTTTCCTATAAATTTATGATTATCTGCTGTCCGGTAGGGGCCTATTATCCGGAAGGAATCAATCCGGTGAAAATCCTGGTGGAAGACGAACTGGTACGTGCTGTGAAAGGCGGAACAGGATTTACCAAATGCGGCGGCAATTATGCGGCTTCCATTCTGGGACAGGTCAGGGCCGAGGAAAAAGGATGTACCCAGGTGCTCTGGCTGGACGGTGTCAACCGGAAGTATGTAGAGGAAGTCGGCACCATGAACATTATGTTCAAAATTAACGGTGAGATTTATACAGCTCCCATTGAAGGAACCGTGCTTCCCGGTGTAACCAGAGATTCCATTATCCATATCTTAAAGGACTGGGGCTATAAAGTAAATGAAACCCATCTTTCGGTAGACGATCTGATGAAGGCCGGACATGACGGTACGCTGGAAGAGTCTTTCGGTACCGGAACGGCGGCAGTGATCTCTCCGGTGGGAGAATTTGTTTACCGGGACGATGTGGTTACGGTAAATGATTTTAAAATCGGGGAACTGACACAGCGGCTTTACGACTATCTCACCGGTATCCAGTGGGGAAATGAAGAAGATAAATATGGCTGGACACGGGAAGTAAAACTTTAG
- a CDS encoding flavin reductase — protein MHQFQSYPVDLLELNPFTKLSDEWMIITSGNQEKVNGMTASWGGLGVLWGQNTAFIFVRENRYTKEFIDNGDCFSCTFFDKKYKNDLKYFGIVSGRQEDKFKTSGLNVNYSNDVPFVDEGNFILICRKMAAVPITEAHFLNPEIKEKWYSGKEENNFHTMYVGEIREMLAR, from the coding sequence ATGCATCAATTTCAATCTTATCCCGTTGATTTGTTAGAATTAAATCCTTTTACAAAACTGTCGGACGAATGGATGATCATTACTTCCGGAAATCAGGAAAAAGTCAATGGCATGACTGCAAGCTGGGGCGGACTTGGCGTTCTCTGGGGGCAGAACACTGCTTTTATCTTTGTACGCGAGAACAGATACACCAAAGAATTTATCGACAACGGAGACTGCTTTTCCTGTACCTTTTTTGACAAAAAATACAAAAATGACCTGAAGTATTTCGGCATCGTATCCGGCAGACAGGAGGATAAATTCAAAACCTCCGGGCTGAATGTAAATTACAGTAACGACGTTCCCTTTGTGGACGAGGGCAATTTCATTCTGATCTGCAGAAAAATGGCGGCTGTACCCATTACAGAAGCCCATTTCCTGAATCCGGAAATTAAGGAAAAATGGTATTCCGGCAAAGAGGAAAATAATTTTCATACCATGTATGTGGGAGAAATCAGAGAAATGCTGGCAAGATAA